In Dysgonomonadaceae bacterium PH5-43, the sequence ATAATGACTTACAATGAGAGCCTATTAAACTCTATAGTCGAAAACAACTCTGATTATTTTAAGCGAATGTTTGAAGTATTGCTTGAAGAGAAAAACTATCCACTTGTTTTTTATTGTTCATTAGGAAAAGACAGAACTGCCGTTGCTTCGGTATTAATACTTGCAGCATTAGATATAGAAAAAAACTGCATACTTGATGATTATTTAATGTCGAACCGACAGATAAACTATAATTCTTTATTTAAGAATGCAGAAATTTACCCTTGGGACGTTCAAGAGTCTATTACCGCAATGATTGGAACGCACAAAGAAACGATTAAGAATACAATGGAAAATCTTATCACTTCGTATGGTTCTATTGATAATTATTTTGAAAAAGAACTAAACCTAACTCCTAAAAAAAGAGAAAAGCTTAAGGCTATACTCCTTGAGTAATTGTAAATCGATTGATATTTATGCTGTTAATTGTGAATTACTTCGTACCTTTGTGCCGTATTTACGATAAATAAATTAAATTGAAGACATTTGAAGAATTAGGAGTTGCTTCTAACATTATAAAAGCAATCTCAGAAATGGGTTACGAAAACCCTATGCCAGTACAAGAAGAAGTGATTCCATATTTACTTGGCAATGATAACGAAGTTATAGCCTTAGCTCAAACAGGAACAGGTAAAACCGCTGCATTTGGGCTCCCTATCTTACAGCAAATACAGCTAAATAATACTCAACCTCAAGCAGTAATATTATGTCCAACAAGAGAACTGTGTTTGCAAATTGCTAACGATCTTAACGACTACTCTAAGTATATAGATAAGCTAAAAGTTATCCCTGTTTATGGAGGGTCAAGCATAGAGAGCCAAATAAGAGCTCTAAAAAGAGGTGTGCATGTAATAGTTGCAACGCCAGGGCGACTTATCGACCTTATTAACCGTAAAACGGTATCATTAAAGTTTGTTAGAAATGTAATACTCGATGAAGCTGATGAAATGCTTAATATGGGATTTACTGAAAGTATAGATGAAATACTTTCGCACGTTCCGGAAAATAGAAATATGCTTTTGTTTTCAGCTACTATGCCTAACGAAATTTCTAAGATTACCAAAAAGTATATGCGTAATCCGCACGAAATAATTATAGGAAAGAAAAACGAAGGAGCAAAAAACGTTAAGCACGTATATTATATGGTTAATGCCAAAGATAAGTATTTGGTATTGAAAAGAATTGCGGATTATAACCCCAATATATATGGTATAGTATTTTGCCGTACTCGTAAAGAAACTCAAGAAATTGCCGACCTACTTATTAAAGATGGTTATAATGCCGACTCTTTACATGGCGATTTGTCGCAAGCTCAGAGAGATTATGTTATGCAAAAATTTCGTATTCGTAACATACAATTATTAGTTGCAACAGACGTGGCTGCTCGTGGATTAGATGTAGACGATCTTACTCACGTTATAAATTATGGTTTGCCAGACGATACAGAATCTTATACTCACCGCAGTGGACGTACGGGACGAGCTGGTAAAACAGGAACTTCAATTTCTATTATTCACCTTCGTGAAAAAGGTAAAGTAAAAGATATTGAAAAGAAAATCAATAAACAATTTGAAATAGGAGTTATACCTTCTGGTGCACAGATTTGCGAAAGACAGCTATTCAGTTTTATGGATAAGTTGGAAAAGGTAAAGGTTAATGAAGAAGAAATTCAAGATATACTTCCTTCTATCTATCGAAAACTCGATTGGTTAGACAAAGAAGATATAATTAAAAGATTAATATCTTTAGAATTTAGTCGATTAATTGACTATTATCAAGATGCCGACGAAATAGAAGCACCTGATGAAAGGAATAAAAGAGACAGGTTTTCTAATAAAGACGGTAAAGTTGACAGAGGTTCTGGTCGTGCAACCGAAAAAGGATTTGTTCGCCTATTTATAAACGTAGGTAGAGTTGATGGCTTTAGCGTGCATAACCTTATAGGTTTACTTAACGACAATATTTCGGGTAAAAAGGTTGATTTAGGAAAGATAGATCTTATGAGTAAGTTTTCTTTCTTTGAAGTTCGCGAAAAAGAAAAAGACCGTGTAATCCAAAACTTAGACGGTGTTGAAATGGAGGGAAGAACCATTGCTGTGCAACAAGCTCAACCATCTTCATCTGACGGATCTCGAAGAGAAAGATCTAATGGTTCTGGTAGGAGAGATGCCTCTGCCGGCAGAAGAGAAAGATCAGATAGAGGAGGTAGAAGAGACGATAAAAGAAGTAGAGGCTCTAAAGAGCAGCGTCGCAAGAAATATTAATCGGTATATATATTATTGCTGTCCGATAAAACTTTTATAACGTTATAAAAAAGTTTTATCAGACAGCAATATTTGTTTTAGTATTAAAATAAAGATAGTTGGTTGCTGATTTCTCGGATAGCAGATAGCAAGTTAACGATGTCTTGAGGGTGAACATCACCTATGTTTCCGATACGGAATGTTTCTGCATCCGATATTTTTCCGGGATATATTACAAATCCTTTTTGTTTTAATCTATCATAAAACGCCTGAAAGTCGAAATTGTCTGAAGGATAAAGAAACGACGAAATAATCGGGCTTTGTTTATCTGGGGACAAAAGCAGGGTAAAACCAATGGCTTGCATTCCTTCTATAAGTATTGTATTATTTTCCTTATAGCGTCGGTAACGAGCCTCGACACCTCCTTCTTTTTCTAATTCGGAAAGAGCCTGATGAAAAGCCCTCACTACATGGGTAGGCGATGTGAAACGCCATTTCCCTTTGCCTTTTTCCATTGCTTCCCATTGGTCGTATATATCTAATGATAGCGAATGGGCATTTCCTTTACATCTGCTAAGTTCTTTTCTGTTGGCAATGATAAAACCAAACCCTGGCACACCCTGAATGCATTTGTTGGAGCTACTAATCAGGAAGTCGATACCATAAGCATCTATATCAATAGGTATTCCTCCAAAACTACTCATGGCATCAACTATAAAGGTTACAGGGTATTCTTGTACCACACGGCTGATTTCTTCGAGTTGATTTAATATTCCGGTGGTAGTTTCGCAATGAACCATTGCAAAATGGGTAATATTGCTATGAGTGGATAACGCTTGTTTAACGATTTGTGGTGTGACTTGTTCTGTTTCATGGAGCGAAATCAACTCATAATCCAGTTTATAATAATCTGCAATAGTTGCCATTCTTTTACCATATGCGCCATTGGAAATTATCAATAGTTTATCGTCCGATTTTACTGTGGCACCTATGGTTGCTTCCACGCAATAAGTTCCGCTGCCCTGTAAAAGAATGGTTGTGTATTATTTATTGTTAACGTTGGCTAATTTAAGTAATTGTTGACGGATAGGTGTTACAATGCCTTCGTTGTAATCCTTGTCCCATGTGCACCAGTCTTGCAGCATGGCTTCCTTAACCGTTTGTGTTGTGCTAAGAGGACCCGGAGTTAATAATAAATAGTTTCGCATCGTGTTTTCGTTTTCTTTTTTCGATAATAAGTCAATATAAGCTGGCAGTTCTGCGATAGTGGTAAGTACCGCATTGGCTCCGGCTTCCAACATTCGGTTCCGCACTTCTTCTATGCGATTTCCTCTTTCTGATACAGACAGTTGGTTATATTCTTTTTCGGTAAGTCCCATTTCATTACTTCCCACTACAATACCGACAGAATGTACATTGGCATTTACGCCTTCTTTTATATCGGCAATGGTATCGCCCACCTTTATAACCTGATTGACAGAGGCTATACCCAGATCGATCATATTCTGGTAAATCATATACGGAGCTGGACGCCCTGCTGGCAGGTTGTCGGGGGTTACCAGATTGTCGACCATATATCCTTTTGATTTTGCTTCGGGTCGAACCACGTCCATCATTTTCATTGTGTAGCCTGTGGTTGAACCTATTTTAATGCCACGGAGGCGAAGGTTATTTATCACTTCAAGTACTCCTGGTATTGGGTCGGTAAAATCACGTAAAGACGAGAATAAATGTTTTTCAAAACTCTGGTACATTTCCGATATGAGCTTAATACCGATAAATTTGGAAATGGTATAGCCTATTATTTGCGCTATTGTAACTACCACTTTGTAATCCATTCCGAAAACTTCATAATTGGCAAAAGCCGCCGCTGTATAAGGTTTGCGTAGTGCATATACCAGAGAGTAAGATAATAATGCAGTCCCTCCAGCCCAAAATATAAAAAGAAACTTAGATTTATTTTTTTCACTCATGTTTATCTGATTTATTTTGCGACAAATGTAAAGTGGCGATATTACAGATTCTCGTCTAAAAATTTAAGAAAATGTTAAAGTATTGAGATGGAGATAATTGTGTGTTTGGGACAGACGATTCCAGATAAGCCGTTTTCTTTCAATGCACAATTATAACCGCAGACAACGCTTAGCTCGTCATACGGCTATATCTTAATAGGCGTGCTAACTCGCAGTTAAAAACTTTATTAAGCATTAACTTGTTTAGCTGAAAGAAGTATGAGATTAAAATAAATTTATATTAACTTTGCAGCCGATTTAATACAATCACCCCATTAAAAATATTAAATTATGATGATTCAGGTTGTTAAGTCTAAGCTGCACCGAGTTACAGTAACGGAAGCTAATCTTAATTATATGGGTAGCATTACTATCGACGAAGATTTGATGGAGGCTGCTAATATAATTGAAGGCGAAAAAGTGCAGATTGTTAATAACAATAACGGAGAGCGTA encodes:
- a CDS encoding ATP-dependent RNA helicase DeaD (product_source=KO:K05592; cath_funfam=3.30.70.330,3.40.50.300; cog=COG0513; ko=KO:K05592; pfam=PF00270,PF00271,PF03880; smart=SM00487,SM00490; superfamily=52540,54928); protein product: MKTFEELGVASNIIKAISEMGYENPMPVQEEVIPYLLGNDNEVIALAQTGTGKTAAFGLPILQQIQLNNTQPQAVILCPTRELCLQIANDLNDYSKYIDKLKVIPVYGGSSIESQIRALKRGVHVIVATPGRLIDLINRKTVSLKFVRNVILDEADEMLNMGFTESIDEILSHVPENRNMLLFSATMPNEISKITKKYMRNPHEIIIGKKNEGAKNVKHVYYMVNAKDKYLVLKRIADYNPNIYGIVFCRTRKETQEIADLLIKDGYNADSLHGDLSQAQRDYVMQKFRIRNIQLLVATDVAARGLDVDDLTHVINYGLPDDTESYTHRSGRTGRAGKTGTSISIIHLREKGKVKDIEKKINKQFEIGVIPSGAQICERQLFSFMDKLEKVKVNEEEIQDILPSIYRKLDWLDKEDIIKRLISLEFSRLIDYYQDADEIEAPDERNKRDRFSNKDGKVDRGSGRATEKGFVRLFINVGRVDGFSVHNLIGLLNDNISGKKVDLGKIDLMSKFSFFEVREKEKDRVIQNLDGVEMEGRTIAVQQAQPSSSDGSRRERSNGSGRRDASAGRRERSDRGGRRDDKRSRGSKEQRRKKY
- a CDS encoding 2-aminoethylphosphonate-pyruvate transaminase (product_source=KO:K03430; cath_funfam=3.40.640.10,3.90.1150.10; cog=COG0075; ko=KO:K03430; pfam=PF00266; superfamily=53383; tigrfam=TIGR02326), producing MEATIGATVKSDDKLLIISNGAYGKRMATIADYYKLDYELISLHETEQVTPQIVKQALSTHSNITHFAMVHCETTTGILNQLEEISRVVQEYPVTFIVDAMSSFGGIPIDIDAYGIDFLISSSNKCIQGVPGFGFIIANRKELSRCKGNAHSLSLDIYDQWEAMEKGKGKWRFTSPTHVVRAFHQALSELEKEGGVEARYRRYKENNTILIEGMQAIGFTLLLSPDKQSPIISSFLYPSDNFDFQAFYDRLKQKGFVIYPGKISDAETFRIGNIGDVHPQDIVNLLSAIREISNQLSLF
- a CDS encoding phosphonoacetaldehyde hydrolase (product_source=TIGR01422; cath_funfam=3.40.50.1000; cog=COG0637; pfam=PF13419,PF18943; superfamily=56784; tigrfam=TIGR01422; transmembrane_helix_parts=Outside_1_9,TMhelix_10_29,Inside_30_49,TMhelix_50_72,Outside_73_309), with amino-acid sequence MSEKNKSKFLFIFWAGGTALLSYSLVYALRKPYTAAAFANYEVFGMDYKVVVTIAQIIGYTISKFIGIKLISEMYQSFEKHLFSSLRDFTDPIPGVLEVINNLRLRGIKIGSTTGYTMKMMDVVRPEAKSKGYMVDNLVTPDNLPAGRPAPYMIYQNMIDLGIASVNQVIKVGDTIADIKEGVNANVHSVGIVVGSNEMGLTEKEYNQLSVSERGNRIEEVRNRMLEAGANAVLTTIAELPAYIDLLSKKENENTMRNYLLLTPGPLSTTQTVKEAMLQDWCTWDKDYNEGIVTPIRQQLLKLANVNNK